Proteins from one Streptomyces sp. NBC_00390 genomic window:
- a CDS encoding SCO2400 family protein — MDYCSSCRRHLNGALVCPGCGAFAPDIAPHATGGRIGSALAMTGAPPATTAHRESTASGTWHDRPLDNEAEFSADMDVAPYAPAAEAEDLPPAQQGRAARRRQLARWKKNRRRAAVASAVALVGGGLTIATMDRHSTDRAQAATVPDDRSMGAAQEQTPEQNRPASTPATAQRTHPSSHTPSQPQPQPTATNTPRQRSLAAPPPTPPQIARPDAAAPPRPAAMSTPQPQSTAPSAGDTAPDRSDTTAEQPSAPATADSTDSGASQTGPALVSMSPTEVCLLVVCLG, encoded by the coding sequence ATGGATTACTGCTCCTCATGTCGTCGGCATCTCAACGGCGCGCTGGTGTGTCCCGGGTGCGGCGCCTTCGCCCCGGACATCGCCCCGCACGCCACCGGCGGCCGCATCGGTTCGGCCCTGGCGATGACGGGCGCCCCACCGGCCACAACGGCCCACCGGGAATCCACGGCTTCCGGCACGTGGCACGACAGACCCCTGGACAACGAGGCAGAGTTCAGTGCTGACATGGACGTGGCCCCGTACGCCCCCGCCGCCGAGGCCGAGGACCTGCCGCCCGCGCAGCAGGGGCGGGCGGCACGCCGTCGCCAGCTGGCCCGCTGGAAGAAGAACAGGCGCCGGGCAGCGGTCGCGAGCGCCGTCGCACTCGTCGGAGGCGGCCTGACCATCGCCACGATGGACCGGCACTCCACGGACCGGGCACAGGCGGCCACAGTGCCGGACGACCGGAGCATGGGCGCCGCGCAAGAGCAGACGCCTGAGCAGAACCGTCCGGCGTCCACACCAGCCACCGCTCAGCGCACTCACCCGTCGTCACACACCCCTTCCCAGCCGCAGCCGCAGCCGACGGCGACCAACACCCCGCGACAGCGGTCCCTCGCGGCCCCGCCCCCCACGCCCCCGCAGATCGCCCGGCCGGATGCCGCCGCGCCTCCCCGTCCGGCTGCGATGTCGACCCCGCAGCCGCAGAGCACCGCCCCGTCCGCCGGCGACACGGCCCCCGACCGCTCTGACACGACGGCGGAGCAGCCGTCGGCGCCCGCGACCGCCGACAGCACGGACTCGGGCGCGTCCCAGACCGGCCCCGCACTGGTATCGATGTCGCCGACGGAGGTCTGCCTGCTCGTGGTGTGCCTCGGCTGA